A stretch of Nilaparvata lugens isolate BPH chromosome 12, ASM1435652v1, whole genome shotgun sequence DNA encodes these proteins:
- the LOC111043557 gene encoding chondroadherin, whose product MGAALVIGLMLQSVSSLTCPQECICLSQSQVLCNTGGLTEIPLKHLPPTVEHLSLTKNTFPIIKSDAFAGLRSLKKLSLDGNNITTIKPFAFRGLPKLRELSIQHTPLATVAQFAFAGLQNITAILLGHNKIQKVEGFAFAGTSNVRLILLSSNPIQKIESSAFSGLTNIEHLILPSGIKVLEPDAFTNLDAVGLIKLPFMDLGSLQKHTFRGLTHVHVLSIQESDLGVIQSGAFEGMTHIGSLNLLNNKIDAIQELHIHNSNKVKIMRLHGNHLLETPAAGAVVIQGVESLSVVSNHFPCDCHVHSLLEGPLANASHTEFANKNFCISPMEVNGKAIAELDLESIGRCQEEVTRGNLEASLSSSSCIVCHVTLLVYTFIFTFQSGSR is encoded by the exons ATGGGCGCCGCTCTAGTGATAGGACTTATGCTACAAAGTGTATCATCACTCACATGTCCACAAGAATGTATCTGCCTTTCTCAATCACAG GTCCTTTGCAACACTGGAGGTCTTACCGAGATTCCTCTGAAGCACCTTCCACCGACAGTGGAGCATCTTTCATTGACCAAAAACACATTTCCAATAATCAAAAGCGACGCATTTGCCGGACTGCGCAGTCTCAAGAAGCTGTCACTTGATGGCAACAACATCACAACCATCAAACCATTTGCCTTCAGGGGACTTCCTAAACTCCGAGAACTATCCATTCAACACACACCACTGGCCACTGTCGCACAATTCGCATTTGCTGGACTCCAGAACATTACCGCTATACTTTTAGGGCACAACAAGATCCAGAAGGTTGAGGGATTCGCGTTTGCTGGGACGTCGAATGTCAGGTTGATATTGTTAAGTAGTAACCCCATTCAGAAGATAGAAAGCTCTGCATTTTCTGGACTGACAAACATCGAGCATCTGATTCTACCTTCGGGGATCAAAGTTTTGGAACCAGACGCTTTCACGAATCTGGATGCAGTGGGACTGATCAAGTTGCCCTTCATGGATTTGGGTAGCTTGCAGAAACACACGTTCCGCGGGCTCACACACGTGCACGTTTTGTCCATACAGGAGTCCGATTTAGGAGTGATACAATCGGGTGCCTTTGAAGGCATGACCCACATTGGCAGCCTGAATCTGCTCAACAACAAAATCGACGCCATTCAGGAGCTGCACATCCACAACTCCAACAAAGTGAAGATCATGAGGTTGCATGGCAACCATCTGCTAGAGACCCCGGCTGCAGGGGCTGTGGTGATCCAAGGCGTCGAGAGCCTCAGTGTGGTATCCAACCATTTCCCCTGTGACTGCCATGTGCATTCCCTCCTGGAAGGTCCCCTAGCAAACGCTTCCCATACAGAGTTTGCCAACAAGAACTTCTGCATCTCTCCGATGGAGGTGAATGGCAAAGCAATCGCAGAACTCGATTTGGAGTCTATTGGAAGATGCCAGGAAGAGGTGACCAGAGGAAACCTGGAAGCGTCACTTTCTAGCTCCAGTTGTATCGTGTGTCATGTTACACTTCTTGTCTACACGTTTATTTTCACATTTCAATCAGGCAGCAGATGA